A single region of the Branchiostoma lanceolatum isolate klBraLanc5 chromosome 1, klBraLanc5.hap2, whole genome shotgun sequence genome encodes:
- the LOC136427888 gene encoding uncharacterized protein, with translation MKQKPFEASKMLKNATKKSQKEALRRCQMTCDLFEIRQHLRKSCFVGLFGPQNAGKSTFIEKVWDVVVPEKGYRAHTTTPRLYKARGTDRMVIIDFPGTTAIDDQVANLANNCGGLSSILVLVMSFQGDTSTDHVTQLTKTRALADDYNCCILLCISQCGRYKDILEDKKTVDAYREDYMKHLKIDSADIIFTELVESVDELESRGIVGPEGVRNWLKDWLIKYDVFEDDEDQLYAAVNMTRV, from the exons ATGAAACAGAAACCATTTGAAGCATCAAAGATGctgaaaaatgcaacaaaaaagTCCCAGAAGGAAGCTCTCCGTCGCTGCCAGATGACTTGCGACCTGTTTGAGATTCGCCAGCACTTGCGAAAGTCTtgctttgttggtttgtttggaCCACAGAATGCTGGTAAATCCACGTTCATCGAGAAGGTATGGGATGTAGTCGTACCTGAGAAGGGATACAGAGCTCACACGACGACCCCAAGGCTCTACAAGGCAAGGGGAACGGATAGAATGGTG ATCATAGACTTCCCAGGCACGACAGCAATCGATGACCAGGTTGCCAACCTGGCTAACAACTGCGGGGGGCTGTCGAGCATCCTCGTCCTCGTCATGTCGTTTCAAGGGGACACCAGCACGGATCACGTCACGCAGCTTACGAAAACTCGTGCCCTGGCGGACGATTACAACTGTTGTATTCTCCTTTGCATCAGTCAGTGTGGCCGATACAAGGACATTCTAGAG GACAAGAAGACCGTGGATGCTTACAGGGAGGACTACATGAAGCACCTAAAAATCGACTCCGCTGACATCATCTTCACGGAACTTGTGGAGAGTGTTGACGAGTTGGAGAGCAGGGGAATAGTTGGACCAGAAGGGGTGAGGAATTGGTTGAAAGATTGGCTGATCAAATATGATGTGTTCGAAGATGATGAAGATCAGCTCTACGCTGCCGTGAACATGACCCGGGTGTGA